The Vulpes lagopus strain Blue_001 chromosome 6, ASM1834538v1, whole genome shotgun sequence genome has a segment encoding these proteins:
- the TMED8 gene encoding protein TMED8, with translation MSERQAAGAPAGRGGDGPGVEGSQAAASENEDLENTKVTSLVASASDPEPHSSPYRPQMVSPVSEDAPEDLRKTAGALEAQALVEQELLPTDQAPALNKMAKYQVPQRSGDIVMIQSEHTGAVDILSADLESADLLGDHRKVSPPLMAPPCIWTFAKMKEFKSKLGKEKNSRLVVKRGEVVTIRVPTHPEGKRVCWEFATDDYDIGFGVYFDWTPVTSTDITVQVSDSSEDEDEDEEEEEEIEDPVPVGDVERGSRSSLRGRYGEVMPVYRRDSHRDVQAGSHDYPGEGIYLLKFDNSYSLLRNKTLYFHIYYTS, from the exons AGAATGAAGATCTAGAAAACACCAAGGTCACCTCTCTAGTGGCTTCTGCTTCTGATCCAGAACCCCATTCCTCACCTTACAG GCCACAGATGGTGTCTCCAGTGAGTGAGGATGCCCCAGAAGATCTGCGGAAAACAGCTGGTGCCTTGGAGGCTCAGGCCTTGGTAGAACAGGAATTGCTGCCTACAGACCAGGCCCCGGCCCTCAACAAG ATGGCCAAGTACCAAGTTCCACAAAGGTCTGGGGACATCGTTATGATCCAATCTGAACACACAGGAGCTGTAGATATCCTTTCAGCTGATTTGGAATCTGCAGATCTCCTGGGAGATCACAGGAAAG TGTCCCCCCCTCTGATGGCGCCTCCATGCATCTGGACCTTTGCCaagatgaaagaatttaaaagcaagctgggcaaagagaaaaacagccGTCTGGTGGTGAAGCGGGGTGAGGTGGTGACCATCCGGGTACCTACGCATCCAGAGGGGAAGCGTGTTTGCTGGGAGTTTGCCACCGACGACTATGACATTGGCTTTGGAGTTTATTTTGACTGGACCCCTGTAACCAGTACTGACATAACTGTGCAGGTCAGTGATTCCAgtgaggatgaggatgaagacgaggaagaggaggaagagattgaag ACCCTGTCCCAGTTGGAGATGTGGAGAGAGGCTCCAGGAGCTCCCTGCGAGGGCGATATGGGGAGGTCATGCCCGTGTACCGGCGAGACAGCCACCGAGACGTGCAGGCTGGCAGCCACGACTACCCGGGAGAGGGTATCTACCTGCTTAAGTTTGACAACTCGTACTCCCTGCTCCGCAACAAGACTCTCTACTTCCACATCTACTACACTAGCTGA